The genomic DNA ATCGTGGGATGTGAATAAACATCCAGCGCATTGGAAAATATCCCAGGCATAATAATTGCGACTAACGTTGCAACGACGGCAACAACTGTTCCGGATCTTAATTTTCTGAATAACGGGTAACCGGAAACGATTTCATTGAAATTAATTTCCCGAGTAAGTTCAAGAGCCTGTTTGCCAGTCATATCAATAAGAGTCGGGGAGAAGTTGGTTTTTTCGAGATTTAAATCGCGGAACTGCAGGGCGGCTACCAACCGATTCTTCAAATCCGGGTACTTTTTCTCAATCATCAAAGCCGCCGAAATCAAATCGCCGCCTTTTTTGACCGGTTTATACACATACCGATAAATCGCAAAAAACAATAACCCGCCTGCCGTAGCCATTAAGAATAATTTTAGATAGACCGGCAAAATAATCACCACCGCGATCGCCGATAATAACAATCCCAAACCGATAATGGTAGAAATCGTCGCGACGACTCCGGCCCCGAATATAATTATCCTGTTTTTCAGGATAACCCCTTTTAATCGTTTTTCCAGTTGAAGCAATTGTACCATGTCATTATCCCGATAAAGGCTCTAAATTTATTGACGGCAAACGGCGGGTATAAGTTTAGTATGCCATCGCGTAAGCTACTATATTTAAACCCATTTTCAGGGCTTCAAGTCTTTTTTCCGGCGGATCGTTATGAACATGCTCATCTTCCCAGCCATCGACAATATCAGATTCAAACAGGTAAAAAAATACAATCCGCCCGTCAATTACAATACCCCGGCCGGAAGCTGGCTTATTATCATGTTCGTGAATTTTGGGCGGCCCGTTAGGAAAATCAAAAAACGAATGGTAAATGGGGTGGTCAAAAGGAATTTCCTGCAAAGGATTGCCCGGAAATAAATCGGCGGCCGCCGTCCTGACCGATTTATCCATACCATAAGAATCGTTAATCAATAAAAATCCGCCGGTAAGGAGATATTGGCGTAAACGAGTCATTTCATTTTCAGTAAATATTATCACGCCATGCCCGGTCGCGAACAAAAAAGGATATGAAAACAAATCATCATCTTCAATCCTGACCTGCTTTTCCTCCAAATCAACCGGCCATCCGGTTTGTTCTGCAATAAAAATCAGCAAATTGGGCGCCGCCGAATTGCCCTCGTACCAGTCGCCGCCGCCGCCGTAATGAAGCCTCGTCAAGGTTATTGACGACGGATTCTGTGACTTTATAGTCGTCGCCCGCGCGAACGGATTAGTTCCGGGAATTTGATTCAATTGATCCTGCGCCGGAATGTTCGATACGGCTAATAGACAAATTAAGGCTGTCAAAATCTGATACTTCATACCAATAATATTATACTGCCAAATCCCAAAATTGATAGAAAAAAATGAGACGATTTGGGTTTTTATTTTGATTTTCCCCGTATCAGAGGCGTAGTTTCTCTTGCGTTTGAGTTTATCAAATAATTAATTTAGACCGTCGTCCAGGGGCGCCAATAAATAATCTTTATGAATTTGACTATCCTGGGCCAAACCTGTAAATAGTAAAAAACAAATACAGGGAGAGAAATTATGCCGTTAGCTTCACTTATTGATATGTATGCCAAGGCGAATAGGGAATATTACGCCATACCGCAATTTAACGTAAATAACCTGGAATTCATCCAGGCCGCTATGGAAGTTTCCGAAGAAATGAAAGCGCCGGTCATTCTGGCCGCCTCGACCTCAGCTATCAAATATGCAGGCATTGATTATATGATGGGGATGGTCAGAGCTGGCGCCGCCAATGTTTCCATCCCGGTCGCCATGCATCTTGACCACGGCGCCACTCCGGCCGATGCCAAAATGTGCATTGACGCCGGATTCACTTCGGTTATGATCGACGCCTCTAAAGAGTCGCTGGAAAAAAATATCTCAATCACTCAGGAAGTAATGGCCATGGCCAAATCCAAAGGAATTTGTGTCGAGGCCGAACTTGGCCTCTTAGGCGGTATCGAAGACGACGTCGTGGTTGATGAAAAAGATGCCTTCTTGACTGACCCGGAAGAAGCTGAAAGATTTATCAAAGAATCTGGCTGCCATGCGTTAGCAATCGCTGTTGGGACAAGTCACGGGGCTTACAAATTCAAACATACACCCGAGTTGGCGATGGATCGTATCACCCAAATAAAAGAAAAAACCGGAGCCGCTCTCGTACTCCACGGCGCCAGCGGTGTGCCCAAAGATTTACTTGACCTGGCGTCAAGGTACGGCGCCGAACTCCCCGGAGCAATGGGTGTTCCCGATGAGGCATATGCCGAGGCGGTCAAACGAGGTATAAACAAAATCAATATCGATACCGACTTGAGGCTGGCTTTTATGAGTCATATTCGTGAATTCCTGGCCAACAACCCCAGCCAGTTTGACCCGCGCAAAATATTAAAACCGGCCAAAGAAGCGATCAAAGTTCAAATGCGCAATAAAATCAAATTATTCGGCTGTGAGGGGAAAGGATAATAGGGATCTGCAATCTGAAATTCCAATAAATAATAAATTTCGAAAATAAAATGGCGGATTGAATCTCCGCCATTTTTAATTTCTAAAACGTCCCGGTAATTGAAAACGTTATCGACTTCTGAGTACTTTTTAGATCATAATCAAGACCGCGATAGAAATCCCCTGTGTCATCATAATTGGGACTCGCTGGATCATCACCATACCATTCCTGCCTTTGTTCGCCTGCAGTACTAATGCTCAAGTATCGATACCCAAGACTGAGTGATATACTTGACCCGTTTGCGGATTTTTTGAATGGCCATTCGATATCTCCCGATAATATTAATGTCGCCCCGCTGCATGTTCCTCTGCCTTCTTTATTTCGTAAAACATGATCATCAAAATCTCTGCCAAATGTTAATGGTGAAAAACCAATATTGGCATTTAAGCTCACAGGATTCAATGCCCGGATCTGACTTTTTAAAGCGATATATGGAATATGATAGGTATATTGGTTTATCCCGACCAGAGTATCTTCATGGGATTGAAAATTCAGACTATCAAATTGATCATTTTCGTATATAAGAAACCAGCCATCCAAACCAATTGCCTCAAATTCGAATTTCTGATACATATATCCTAAAGCACCACTAATAGAGAATTTTGGCTTATTGGCAAAATCAAATTCAACATTAATATCAATATCTGTAGCTCTTAATGTAACATCTGATTCAGAATAAACGGTCATTTCATCGAAATCATATGTTAAAGATTTTTGCCAATCAGAATCCGTGGTTGGCGTGTCTGGATCCTGAAGATTAGTAAAATAACTTAGATTCAAAGACCAATTCAAATCACCTTTAAGTTTACCTATTAATGAAAGATTACCTCCCCCCATATATGTATCAAGCGGACATTCTATCTCACTATCGAATTGTGTTAAATCATTATAATAAAAATATGAAAATCTCTCAGTAAACGTAAGATGCAATAATGTTGATCCCGATGTTTTGCGGCTCTCCAGAGATGCTTTGACCTTCAAGTAATCACCCAAAATTCCTGAAGTAGCCGTTGAAGAAAGAATTAGCCCCAGAATCGCAAGAACAATTAATCGTTTCAATATTACCTCCCGCTTTACCTCTATAGATAGAGGTCAATAAATTATTTACTGCCTCTCAGTCCCCGAAAACAGTCCCGTTTCTGTTTTCAAAGAAAAAAAATAATATATACCGGATTGTCAAGTACAGGATCGAGAATTCCAAAAAAAGCGGATTATATTTTAATTTTTGAACGGTTCTAAATGAAGGGTAATCGATTTCAGTTCAGGCATCTCCTCATGCAATTTTTCCTGAACCCGAATGGAAACCGAATCGGTTCTCGCCAGAGTCATCTTCCCATCAAGACGCATATCGGCCGAGAGCGCCAGACCGTCTTTATGGGGTGTTAAAACAATATTGTGACAATCTTCGACATCGTGAAACGATTCCACAATGGATTTGACTCTTTCCGCAACCCAGTCAATATCGGGAGGGGCACCTCCGGCCAAAGATGTTTCCGATTTATAAGGCTGAGTGTGTATAACGATTTTTTTCAAGCCCTTGACGGTTTCATGGAGCTTTTTAGTTATTTCGCCAGTCAAATTGTGAGCGTCATCAAGAGTCTTATCGCCGGGCATTTCGATATGCATCGATACAAAATGACCGCCGTCTTCTTCGCCTATAATGACATGATGCGTCGAAAGTCCAAATGATGATACCACAAACCGGATAGCCGATGTTATCTCTTCCGATTCAGGGGAGACCGGCCGAAATGAACAGGTGACGTCGACATCTTTCATGGCCAGCCGTACTTTTTCATTTAACCAGCTTTTCAATTCGCTGGCTCGAGCAAAACTCAAAGAGCGGTCAACATCCAGAATCAATTCAGCGAACGTCGTCCGGCCGTCGCTTCTCAATCGAATAGAATCAACCCCAATGACTTCCGGCTCAGATGTAACGATATCGATTATTATCCCTTCCGTATCCAGGGGGGCCCGATCCAGCAATACGTCTATGGATTGTTTTCCCAAACGATAAATAGCCGTTAAAATAAATATTGCTACGCCAATGGCTGCGACAGCGTCAGCCATTGGCCAACCCATTGATACAGCGGCCAATCCAAACAAAACCACCAGCGAAGAATAAATATCGGTCGAAAAATTCAAAGCGTCGGCTTCCAGGGCCTGGCTTTTGTACTTTTTTGCCGTCCGCCTTAAAGCCCGGACTCGAGTTATATCAATTATAATCGCCGCAACAATTACAATATAAGCCCAGGGAGTCATATCGATGACTGATTCACCCGAAGTCAATCGCCCGATCGCCTCATATATTATCCAGATGCAGGTCAGAAGCAATATAATTACCTGAGCCAGCGCAGCTAATGATTCCACTTTGCCGTGCCCAAAATGATGATGTTGATCGGCCGGCCGGTCAGAAATCCGCACCGCAAAATAGGTAATTATCGATGCCCCCATATCAAGAAGGGAATGCAACGCATCGGTTAGAATTGCCAACGAACCCGTCATTAGGCCAACCGTCGATTTGCCGACAATCATTACAACAGCGGCCAGAATTGAATATAACGCGACCGCTCTCTTCTCATTTTTTGGGTCAGGATTATTCATAATAACCGACAAAAGTTTAATATCTTTTCGCCTGAGATGCAATTATAAATTGAATGAAGTTTAATCACATTTTTATTAAAATCGAAAAATACCTTAACTGGCAATTAATATTATTGAATAATTTCCGACAATAATTTTAAGTGGGGGGCTTTATGAATACAAAAAAAATCTTAGTTGTTGATGACGAACAAGTAATCAGATTAATGTTATCATCGCTTTTACGCAGATTAGGGTACAACGCCATTTTCTCCGAGAATGGTAAACAAGCAATTGAAATTTATAAGCAATATACTCTGGATATAGATATTGCTATAATCGATTTGCAGATGCCGGAAATGAACGGCTTTGAAACTTTTGAACGGCTAAAGTCCATTGACCCGGATATTAAAGTCATTTTTTCCAGCGGTCGGATGGACGATCAATTGGATCGATTGGTTTGCGAGTCCGGCAGCGTTTGCCTGGCCAAACCTTATAAAATGGAACAATTGTCTCAAGCCCTGGAAGAATTGAGCGCATTTTCAAAATTCAGTATGAATGATGTGTAATAATAATTTATTTTGCGGTCGCAGTTTCTTTGTATGTAATTTCCCGATTGACAGGTAAAGATATTATAAAATTAGTACCCTGTCCCTGGATTGACTCCACCCTGATTGAACCTTTATGCTTATCAATTATCCCCTTGCACACAACCAACCCGATTCCATGACCCGAATCCTTTGTCGTGAATTTTTCCTTAAATAATTTATCAATCCGATCTTTGGGAATTCCGCAACCATGGTCCTTAATCGATATTTGGATTAAATCATCATTCGGTTGAGTCGCTGTAATATCAATCCTTTTTATCTCTGATTCTGACGAAGCATCGGCCGCGTTATTAAGAAAATTATAAAGAACCTGTTCCAAAAGACTCGCATCTATTTCGGCTTCGAGGACATCAGAATCGGCGCTGATTTCTATATCACATTCCCTGAATTTTTTCTGAGGGCGCAGGAAATCTACAATTCTATTCAATAAAGGGATGATATCAGTTACCTTAAAGACCGCCGATTTGCCGGAAGAATGATCCATGAGATTTTTGGTGAACTGACTGATTTTGTCAAGATGATCGTTTATTGACTCGGTAAATCTTTCCACTCCCTCAGTAATGCCCTTTTGGAGACGAACATCCATTAGTTGAAAATTGGCCATTACGACCCCGAGATAGTTATTCAGTTCATGACCGATCTCGGCAGACATTTGACCGCGGGTAGCCATTTTTTCCATTTGAATCGTCTGATCCTGCAAATATTCAAGATGCTTATAAGCTTCCCGGGACTCATCCAACAGCTGAAAATTCTCAAGCGATATGGCTAGCTGGCTGGCGATAAAATTGAGCAGCTGTGTGTCGGCGCCTTCGGTTTTCTCTCCCGTTCCGTGATTAAATAAAGTAAGATATCCCAGGATTTTCCCACCGCGGTATAAGGGGACCAAAGTCGCTCCGCCGGTTGCAAAATATTTTTGAGGTAAGAAAATATCTTGATTGTTTTGGAATATTTTCGTGTCTCGTAAGGGATAATTCTCCGACGAATTGAGGTGAAGAGGCTCAGTAAATTGTTGAATAGTCTTGATATCTTCATCGGAACACTCGAAATCGACCGCTTCGGTGACGCCAACCTGATTGCCTTCCTGGGGCATAACCGTGATTTGGTTGCGTTTGCTATTAATATAGATTGCCATTCCGGCTATAGCTTTGCTTTGCACCATCGCGAATGACAGTGATAGACCAAGCAATGATGCCAAATCACCGGAGGTGTACATTTGCCTGGATAAATCAGCGATCTTATTTAGCTCTTTGGATAATGCCGCCGAAGCGTCAGATTTCTTTTTCCCGACTGCCCGAGACATCGCCTGACGAATCTCAGATAATTCAAAAGGCTTCATTATATAATCATAGGCGCCTTCCTTAATAGCCTGCTTCGCGGTATCAAGATTCGCGTAACCAGTCATGAAAATGACGCCCACGGTAGGATTAATAAGTCGAATCTCACGAGCCAATTCAATTCCGTTCATTTCCGGCATACGGATATCGGTAAGCAAAAAGTCAAATTGCTGATTTTTCGTCAGCTTAATTGCTTCAGACGGCCTGAGAGTTGTCGTTATTTCGTAGCCTTCATCGGTCAAAGTATCCTCGACGAGACTGAGGACAATGTGTTCGTCGTCGACAACGAGTACGCTGGCGATTATATTGGCATAATCACTCAATTGGAACCTTTCCTCCTGGGCAAATTTGGGAAATTACCTGCCTTAACTCATCCAGATCGAACGGCTTTTGCAGACAACACAAAGCTCCTTCCACGGTTGCGCTGGCGGCTAATTTATCGGGAAAACTGTCGGTCAGGACAACCTTTGAATGAGGCTTGATAACCATGAGTTCCCGAACCACTTCCAATCCATTTTTGCGAGGCATATGCACGTCAGAAATAATTAGGTCGTAATCCTGATCGACGGCTTGATTCAAACCGATCTCTCCGTTTTCCGCTGTATCAACCCGGTATCCGTCATCGGATAAAATATCTAAAAGAAGATTTCTCATTATCGGCGAATCATCGATAACAAGAATTCTCAAGTCGTTAGTACCCGATGAATTTTCTTTTTGCCGACCCATAATCAACCTTCGAGACACCTTCTCACTTCGTCACGTAATTGGACGATAGTAAAGGGTTTTGACAAAAAGCCAATGGCCCCCAATCGAACACATTCATTGGCGATATTCAATGATGTATATCCCGTTATTACTATTACCGGCAAATCTGTATTATACTCCTTCGCGAACCTTATGACTTCCTCACCACCCTTGTTGGGCATTTTGATGTCGGTTATAATTAGATCAGGATTGATAGAAGGTATTTTATCAATTGCGTCCTGTCCATCGAAAGCCTGATCAATATTATAATCCTCAAGCACTTCAGCGACAAAATCACGAATTATGGCTTCATCGTCTACGACAAGAATTCGAGCCGCATTATTCATTGGAGTTAGCTTTCTTTAACGTCTTTTTTCAAGTCGCTATTATTTTTATCGGGTATCGGCGGTTTTTTCTCAAGCGGTAGAATTATGGTGAATGTTGTCCCGCAATCTTCAATCGAATCAACTTTTATCTCTCCGCCGTGCTCGCGAATTATTCCATAACTTACCGATAAACCTAAGCCGGTTCCCTGTCCGATGGACTTTGTCGTGAAGAACGGCTCAAATATGTTTTTCTGTATTTCGGCCGGGATACCGACTCCATCATCGGCAAAACTTATTTCTACCGCTCCTGAAAACTCTCCCAGGCTGGGTGAGTGACGAGTAGTAATCAAAAGGTTACCTCCATTTTCCATAGCATGGAGGGCGTTAATGATAATATTTGTAAATACCTGCTGAAGCATTCCGGTATTACCCATGACAGTAGGAATATTGTCAGGCAGGTCGGTTACCAGATTTATTTTATGCATCGAAAGTTGATGCTCAATAAGGGTGATAGTCTCTAACAAAGTATTATTAATATCAGCCTCGGATTTTTCGAATTTTGAGGCTGACCGTGAAAACTTCAGTAGATTCTGAACGATTGTTTTACAGCGCCTGGTCTGGGTTTCAATATCTCGTAAGTGTTTCTTATACGAATTAAAATCCTTTTCGGTAACCTCAGAAAAAGGCTTACGATTCATTTTTTCCAAAGTATATTGACTGTAACCCAGAATTCCCCCCAGAGGATTATTTAATTCGTGCGCCACGCCGGCCGAAAGCTGACCAACGGCGGCCATTTTTTCGGTTTGGATGAGATGAGATTGAGCCTCTTCCAGTTCACGCGTTCTTTCTATTATTTTTTCTTCCAAAGTGCGGTTATATTCTTCAATTTCCTGTCGGGATTCTTTTAGCGACTCGACCATAACATCAAATGAGATCGCCAATTGACCGATCTCATCAAACCGCTTGATTTCCGTCCTGAGCGATAAATCACCCTGGGCGATTTTTTCCGCAGCCGCAGCTAACTGTTCGATCGGTTTAGTAATTAAATTAACAAACCCAAACGTAAGAAGTATCGTCGCCGAAATTACCAGAAGAATAATTATGATTGCGCCGCGCACATGATTGTCCGCCTCGGCCATTGTATTAGAAACGGATACTCCCAGACGAACATTACCGATTACCTCGGTAATTACATGACCCCGGGATTTGCCAATAGTACCCAGGGTTTCGCGCGAAACAATGCTGCGAGTTGTTACTACCGGATGACATAATTCGTAATAATAATCTTCACCGCTCTCATGAAATAATTTCCTGACCGCCATTGAATCTTCTTGAATTATAATGGGAAGATCGGCAGGTATCTCGATATCCATTTTTGATTTCTGGGCTAATATGTCGCCGTTTAGATTTTGCACGACAATATAGGTAATATCCTGTTCCTGGACGGTAGCGTCTATAAGCTCCATTAGAACCATTTCATTTTCAATAAATGTACCATATTCACAGTTAGCGGCCAGAACAGCAATAAGGGCTGAACCCTTATCGATCAATCCCTCTTCGGCCGATTGAATCTGAGTCGAAATTAAATAATAAGATACCGAAAATCCGCTGGCGATAATCAGAAG from Candidatus Zixiibacteriota bacterium includes the following:
- a CDS encoding cation diffusion facilitator family transporter, which gives rise to MNNPDPKNEKRAVALYSILAAVVMIVGKSTVGLMTGSLAILTDALHSLLDMGASIITYFAVRISDRPADQHHHFGHGKVESLAALAQVIILLLTCIWIIYEAIGRLTSGESVIDMTPWAYIVIVAAIIIDITRVRALRRTAKKYKSQALEADALNFSTDIYSSLVVLFGLAAVSMGWPMADAVAAIGVAIFILTAIYRLGKQSIDVLLDRAPLDTEGIIIDIVTSEPEVIGVDSIRLRSDGRTTFAELILDVDRSLSFARASELKSWLNEKVRLAMKDVDVTCSFRPVSPESEEITSAIRFVVSSFGLSTHHVIIGEEDGGHFVSMHIEMPGDKTLDDAHNLTGEITKKLHETVKGLKKIVIHTQPYKSETSLAGGAPPDIDWVAERVKSIVESFHDVEDCHNIVLTPHKDGLALSADMRLDGKMTLARTDSVSIRVQEKLHEEMPELKSITLHLEPFKN
- a CDS encoding ketose-bisphosphate aldolase; the encoded protein is MPLASLIDMYAKANREYYAIPQFNVNNLEFIQAAMEVSEEMKAPVILAASTSAIKYAGIDYMMGMVRAGAANVSIPVAMHLDHGATPADAKMCIDAGFTSVMIDASKESLEKNISITQEVMAMAKSKGICVEAELGLLGGIEDDVVVDEKDAFLTDPEEAERFIKESGCHALAIAVGTSHGAYKFKHTPELAMDRITQIKEKTGAALVLHGASGVPKDLLDLASRYGAELPGAMGVPDEAYAEAVKRGINKINIDTDLRLAFMSHIREFLANNPSQFDPRKILKPAKEAIKVQMRNKIKLFGCEGKG
- a CDS encoding omptin family outer membrane protease, coding for MKRLIVLAILGLILSSTATSGILGDYLKVKASLESRKTSGSTLLHLTFTERFSYFYYNDLTQFDSEIECPLDTYMGGGNLSLIGKLKGDLNWSLNLSYFTNLQDPDTPTTDSDWQKSLTYDFDEMTVYSESDVTLRATDIDINVEFDFANKPKFSISGALGYMYQKFEFEAIGLDGWFLIYENDQFDSLNFQSHEDTLVGINQYTYHIPYIALKSQIRALNPVSLNANIGFSPLTFGRDFDDHVLRNKEGRGTCSGATLILSGDIEWPFKKSANGSSISLSLGYRYLSISTAGEQRQEWYGDDPASPNYDDTGDFYRGLDYDLKSTQKSITFSITGTF
- a CDS encoding response regulator; the protein is MNNAARILVVDDEAIIRDFVAEVLEDYNIDQAFDGQDAIDKIPSINPDLIITDIKMPNKGGEEVIRFAKEYNTDLPVIVITGYTSLNIANECVRLGAIGFLSKPFTIVQLRDEVRRCLEG
- a CDS encoding response regulator, translated to MGRQKENSSGTNDLRILVIDDSPIMRNLLLDILSDDGYRVDTAENGEIGLNQAVDQDYDLIISDVHMPRKNGLEVVRELMVIKPHSKVVLTDSFPDKLAASATVEGALCCLQKPFDLDELRQVISQICPGGKVPIE
- a CDS encoding response regulator, which encodes MNTKKILVVDDEQVIRLMLSSLLRRLGYNAIFSENGKQAIEIYKQYTLDIDIAIIDLQMPEMNGFETFERLKSIDPDIKVIFSSGRMDDQLDRLVCESGSVCLAKPYKMEQLSQALEELSAFSKFSMNDV
- a CDS encoding response regulator; this encodes MSDYANIIASVLVVDDEHIVLSLVEDTLTDEGYEITTTLRPSEAIKLTKNQQFDFLLTDIRMPEMNGIELAREIRLINPTVGVIFMTGYANLDTAKQAIKEGAYDYIMKPFELSEIRQAMSRAVGKKKSDASAALSKELNKIADLSRQMYTSGDLASLLGLSLSFAMVQSKAIAGMAIYINSKRNQITVMPQEGNQVGVTEAVDFECSDEDIKTIQQFTEPLHLNSSENYPLRDTKIFQNNQDIFLPQKYFATGGATLVPLYRGGKILGYLTLFNHGTGEKTEGADTQLLNFIASQLAISLENFQLLDESREAYKHLEYLQDQTIQMEKMATRGQMSAEIGHELNNYLGVVMANFQLMDVRLQKGITEGVERFTESINDHLDKISQFTKNLMDHSSGKSAVFKVTDIIPLLNRIVDFLRPQKKFRECDIEISADSDVLEAEIDASLLEQVLYNFLNNAADASSESEIKRIDITATQPNDDLIQISIKDHGCGIPKDRIDKLFKEKFTTKDSGHGIGLVVCKGIIDKHKGSIRVESIQGQGTNFIISLPVNREITYKETATAK
- a CDS encoding ATP-binding protein, which encodes MSLLGKFKNLTLRLKFILTISLLIIASGFSVSYYLISTQIQSAEEGLIDKGSALIAVLAANCEYGTFIENEMVLMELIDATVQEQDITYIVVQNLNGDILAQKSKMDIEIPADLPIIIQEDSMAVRKLFHESGEDYYYELCHPVVTTRSIVSRETLGTIGKSRGHVITEVIGNVRLGVSVSNTMAEADNHVRGAIIIILLVISATILLTFGFVNLITKPIEQLAAAAEKIAQGDLSLRTEIKRFDEIGQLAISFDVMVESLKESRQEIEEYNRTLEEKIIERTRELEEAQSHLIQTEKMAAVGQLSAGVAHELNNPLGGILGYSQYTLEKMNRKPFSEVTEKDFNSYKKHLRDIETQTRRCKTIVQNLLKFSRSASKFEKSEADINNTLLETITLIEHQLSMHKINLVTDLPDNIPTVMGNTGMLQQVFTNIIINALHAMENGGNLLITTRHSPSLGEFSGAVEISFADDGVGIPAEIQKNIFEPFFTTKSIGQGTGLGLSVSYGIIREHGGEIKVDSIEDCGTTFTIILPLEKKPPIPDKNNSDLKKDVKES
- a CDS encoding DUF4159 domain-containing protein, whose amino-acid sequence is MKYQILTALICLLAVSNIPAQDQLNQIPGTNPFARATTIKSQNPSSITLTRLHYGGGGDWYEGNSAAPNLLIFIAEQTGWPVDLEEKQVRIEDDDLFSYPFLFATGHGVIIFTENEMTRLRQYLLTGGFLLINDSYGMDKSVRTAAADLFPGNPLQEIPFDHPIYHSFFDFPNGPPKIHEHDNKPASGRGIVIDGRIVFFYLFESDIVDGWEDEHVHNDPPEKRLEALKMGLNIVAYAMAY